A single region of the Triticum dicoccoides isolate Atlit2015 ecotype Zavitan chromosome 2B, WEW_v2.0, whole genome shotgun sequence genome encodes:
- the LOC119367480 gene encoding uncharacterized protein LOC119367480, with product MPLRDAAQAACVSHAFLRFWRSYGRLDFDIYTLGLLDVGRRLLSFGPIDKELPVIEDQLRRGVIATFDEYFEKNSPIIKEFSARVDHIMHNHVGTGVQTFRLVPPHGFYINPAVLDRWFQAVIAQGISEFYLYLDMGDEGLGYNFPCSLLSSSNRGCSTITSFSIAGCGLHSLDRVGCLISLCVVHLHRMRVTGEELICFLSTSPRLQKLQLSYCNDMVCLKIPHSLSRLKLLLVRNCNSLQTIGCDAPQLKSFGYDGLPTTQICLGDSSPLVREMRMSGMDDEPTGMLCYATTKLPSVAPNISSLVLSSCFEIATPMKKLNKFRRLKYLEIQLHTPRRCPDFDFYSLVSIPNACPVLATFILRLEMRDADDAIPGDPHGDSSQRKTHMRGQGHRKLKNVLMRGFPCAKGLVELTSHILETAASLKRLVLDTTYGCHTRDCIGICSPLTRKALLEARKAVDVIKTYIESKVPSSVKFKLIEPCAKCHADDA from the exons ATGCCGTTGCGAGATGCTGCTCAGGCTGCCTGCGTATCCCATGCCTTTTTGCGTTTCTGGCGATCCTATGGCAGGCTCGACTTTGACATTTACACACTAGGATTACTGGATGTAGGCCGCCGCCTGTTGTCGTTTGGTCCCATTGACAAAGAATTACCAGTTATAGAGGATCAACTGAGGAGGGGCGTCATTGCAACATTCGACGAGTACTTCGAAAAGAATAGTCCTATCATAAAAGAATTCTCTGCCAGAGTTGATCACATCATGCATAACCACGTCGGAACAGGTGTTCAGACATTCAGGCTTGTACCTCCCCATGGCTTCTACATAAACCCTGCTGTTCTTGACCGCTGGTTCCAAGCTGTCATCGCACAGGGGATCAGTGAATTTTACCTGTACCTAGACATGGGCGATGAGGGGCTAGGTTACAACTTCCCGTGCTCCTTGTTATCTAGCAGCAACAGGGGATGCTCGACGATTACATCTTTCTCCATTGCTGGTTGCGGTCTCCATTCCCTGGACAGGGTTGGCTGCTTGATAAGCTTGTGTGTAGTGCATCTGCACAGGATGCGTGTTACTGGGGAGGAACTTATCTGCTTCCtgtcaacttctcctcgtttgcagAAGCTGCAACTTTCCTACTGCAATGACATGGTTTGCCTGAAGATACCTCATTCCCTGTCGCGGCTCAAATTGCTGCTGGTACGCAACTGCAACAGTTTGCAAACGATTGGATGCGATGCTCCACAGCTCAAGAGCTTTGGATATGATGGATTGCCCACAACCCAGATCTGCCTTGGAGATTCATCACCCTTAGTGAGGGAGATGAGAATGTCTGGTATGGATGATGAGCCTACAGGCATGCTCTGTTATGCCACCACTAAGCTTCCTTCAGTCGCGCCAAATATTAGCTCGCTTGTCCTATCATCATGCTTTGAG ATTGCAACTCCAATGAAAAAGCTTAACAAATTCCGCCGCCTCAAGTACTTGGAGATACAGCTTCATACGCCAAGACGTTGTCCAGACTTTGATTTTTATTCGCTGGTTTCTATTCCTAATGCTTGTCCTGTCCTGGCTACTTTCATCTTGCGT TTAGAGATGCGCGATGCTGATGATGCCATTCCGGGAGATCCTCATGGTGATTCCTCGCAACGAAAAACGCATATGAGGGGGCAGGGCCATCGCAAGTTGAAGAATGTGCTAATGAGGGGATTTCCTTGTGCAAAAGGTTTGGTTGAGCTAACAAGTCACATCCTTGAGACCGCAGCATCCTTAAAGCGCCTGGTACTAGACACTACATATGGCTGCCATACGAGGGATTGCATTGGCATATGCTCGCCTTTAACGAGAAAGGCCCTCTTGGAAGCACGGAAAGCTGTAGATGTCATCAAGACATACATCGAGAGTAAAGTCCCCTCAAGTGTTAAATTCAAGCTTATCGAGCCATGTGCCAAGTGTCACGCCGATGACGCATAA